A genomic window from Prochlorococcus sp. RS04 includes:
- a CDS encoding pyridoxal-phosphate-dependent aminotransferase family protein: MTEAKLISALNEESLSHFSKTYVPSRLLLGPGPSNAHPEVLSALSLNPIGHLDEAYISLMSDVQQLLRYTWQCNNRLTLPMSGTGSAAMEASIANFIEEGEKILIAKKGYFGDRLVDMATRYKADVSVIEKPWGESFSYEEIKYEIETKKPAIFAIVHAETSSGVLQPLDGIGDVCRKNNCLFLVDAVTSLGALELLIDEWKIDLAYSCSQKGLSCPPGLSPFTMNKRAEEKLSSRKTKVPNWYLDLSLLNKYWGSDRVYHHTAPVNMNFAIREGLRLIANEGLENVWYRHNSNAKKLWKGLESLGMELHVSEDYRLPTLTTVKIPPAVDGDGFRNHLLRNFGIEIGNGLGELSGKVWRIGLMGYNSSDENVDRLLNLFDTELKKYSIFESSTF; the protein is encoded by the coding sequence TTGACAGAAGCAAAACTTATTTCGGCTTTAAATGAAGAGAGTTTATCTCATTTCTCAAAGACTTATGTTCCCTCTAGACTTTTATTAGGTCCTGGGCCTTCAAACGCACATCCAGAAGTCTTAAGCGCTCTTTCTTTGAATCCTATTGGTCACTTAGATGAAGCATATATTTCATTGATGTCTGATGTTCAACAACTTCTAAGATATACCTGGCAATGTAATAATCGTCTGACTCTTCCAATGAGTGGTACTGGAAGTGCAGCTATGGAAGCATCAATAGCTAATTTTATAGAGGAAGGAGAAAAAATTCTTATCGCTAAAAAAGGATATTTTGGAGACAGACTTGTTGATATGGCAACAAGATATAAAGCAGATGTATCTGTTATTGAAAAACCCTGGGGTGAATCCTTTTCTTATGAAGAAATCAAGTATGAAATAGAAACTAAAAAACCAGCAATTTTTGCTATTGTCCATGCTGAAACATCAAGTGGTGTTTTACAACCTCTAGATGGTATCGGTGATGTATGTAGAAAAAATAACTGCTTGTTTTTAGTTGATGCAGTTACTTCTCTTGGAGCTCTAGAACTATTGATTGACGAATGGAAAATTGATCTGGCATATAGTTGTAGTCAAAAAGGATTAAGTTGTCCCCCAGGATTAAGCCCTTTTACGATGAATAAAAGAGCTGAAGAAAAACTAAGTTCAAGAAAAACAAAAGTACCTAACTGGTATTTAGATTTATCTCTTTTAAATAAATATTGGGGGTCTGATCGCGTTTACCACCATACGGCCCCTGTAAATATGAATTTTGCTATTCGAGAAGGTTTACGATTAATTGCAAATGAAGGTTTAGAGAATGTTTGGTATAGGCATAATTCTAATGCAAAGAAACTTTGGAAAGGTTTAGAAAGTCTAGGAATGGAATTACATGTATCAGAGGATTATCGATTGCCAACTCTTACAACAGTTAAGATCCCACCTGCAGTTGATGGAGATGGTTTTAGAAATCATCTTTTAAGAAACTTTGGAATAGAAATAGGAAATGGACTTGGAGAATTGTCTGGTAAGGTATGGCGCATAGGATTAATGGGCTATAACTCAAGTGATGAGAATGTTGACAGATTATTAAACCTATTTGATACTGAGTTAAAAAAATATTCTATTTTTGAGTCCTCAACTTTTTAA
- a CDS encoding DUF6439 family protein, translating into MTYWDKDTIHLVQSLNDKLKIDHSKWHKDKGNKYKRAAELISAGLCQLIISCNDEETIEYIEESVKWLKEINVDQPCPSKNHLFKAN; encoded by the coding sequence ATGACCTATTGGGATAAAGATACTATTCATCTTGTTCAAAGTCTTAATGACAAATTAAAGATTGATCATTCTAAATGGCATAAAGATAAAGGAAATAAATATAAACGAGCTGCAGAACTAATTTCGGCTGGATTATGCCAATTAATTATTTCTTGCAATGACGAGGAAACTATTGAGTATATAGAAGAAAGTGTTAAATGGTTAAAAGAAATAAACGTAGATCAACCTTGCCCTAGTAAAAATCACCTTTTTAAAGCCAACTGA
- a CDS encoding pyridoxal phosphate-dependent decarboxylase family protein — MAEDLINNKDIYFPSNFGTNDKLITLLNRASQTLCDWFSKAEKNGPLPFDESFNCIMPSEDGNSEEDLFAEIESLLNNSFNPVHPGSLAHLDPPPLIYSILGDLIAAGLNNNLLAYELSPSVTLLEESLCKWFAKKIGFNDFSGGIAASGGTLSNLNALIAARNNAGLGSDPNSVLLVSEDAHSSFVKCIRVMGLDTRNLVRIKTDNQGRMDINDLRNSLDNCSIENKKIFAIVATLGTTVRGAIDPIKEISEICKQRNIWLHIDGSIGGIFAITSIPIEGLNNINQANSITINPQKILGITKTSSLLLVSNMSTLENTFNTGLPYISSKENIINRGEIGIQGSRPAEVIKLWLGLRFLGLKGIENILKSSIKRKDFFVKNISKNKFDIYSGPLHIVSFLPNKIEPKDSDAWTQTKVNELINNNFMLSRPKFKGKFFLRVVMGNYNTKDSDIKELLRLLDA; from the coding sequence ATGGCTGAAGATTTAATTAATAATAAAGATATATATTTCCCCTCAAACTTTGGGACTAATGACAAATTGATTACTCTTCTTAATAGAGCAAGTCAAACTCTTTGTGACTGGTTCTCTAAAGCTGAGAAAAATGGTCCTTTACCTTTTGATGAGAGTTTCAATTGTATTATGCCTTCGGAAGATGGTAACTCTGAGGAAGATTTGTTTGCTGAAATTGAATCTCTTTTGAATAATTCATTTAATCCCGTTCATCCTGGCTCACTAGCTCACCTTGATCCCCCACCTTTAATTTATTCTATTTTGGGAGATTTAATTGCTGCTGGTTTAAATAATAATCTTCTTGCTTACGAGTTATCACCAAGTGTAACCTTGCTTGAGGAATCATTATGCAAATGGTTTGCTAAGAAAATAGGGTTTAATGATTTCTCAGGAGGTATAGCTGCTAGCGGAGGTACATTAAGTAATCTGAATGCACTTATTGCAGCTAGAAATAATGCTGGATTAGGTTCAGATCCCAATTCTGTATTACTTGTTAGTGAAGATGCTCATTCATCTTTCGTTAAATGTATAAGAGTAATGGGTCTTGATACTAGGAATCTTGTCAGGATTAAAACTGATAATCAAGGTCGAATGGATATAAACGATCTGAGAAACTCGTTAGATAATTGTTCAATAGAAAATAAAAAAATATTTGCTATTGTTGCCACCCTTGGGACAACTGTAAGAGGCGCCATTGACCCTATTAAAGAAATAAGTGAAATCTGTAAACAAAGAAACATATGGTTACATATTGATGGTTCAATTGGAGGGATTTTTGCTATAACTTCTATTCCAATAGAAGGTCTAAATAATATTAATCAGGCTAATTCGATAACGATAAATCCACAAAAAATTCTTGGCATTACAAAGACTTCATCTTTGTTATTGGTTTCAAATATGAGTACTTTAGAAAATACTTTTAATACTGGACTACCATACATATCATCTAAAGAAAATATTATAAATAGAGGAGAAATAGGCATACAAGGTTCTAGACCTGCAGAGGTTATCAAATTATGGCTTGGGTTACGTTTTTTAGGTCTCAAAGGTATAGAAAATATATTAAAGTCATCAATTAAAAGAAAAGATTTTTTTGTAAAAAATATTAGTAAAAATAAATTTGATATATATTCAGGTCCTCTTCATATTGTTTCATTCTTACCAAATAAAATTGAGCCAAAAGACTCTGATGCATGGACTCAAACTAAAGTAAATGAACTAATTAACAATAATTTTATGCTTTCTAGACCAAAATTTAAAGGTAAATTTTTTTTACGGGTTGTCATGGGAAATTACAATACAAAGGATTCTGATATTAAAGAACTTTTAAGACTTCTAGATGCTTAA
- the glnA gene encoding type I glutamate--ammonia ligase: MSKSPQDVLSQIKDEGIELIDLKFTDIHGKWQHLTLTSDMIEEDSFTEGLAFDGSSIRGWKAINASDMSMVPDASTAWIDPFYKHKTLSMICSIQEPRSGEPYDRCPRALAQKALKYLDSTGIADTAFFGPEPEFFLFDDVRYDSKEGGCFYSVDTIEAPWNTGRIEEGGNLGYKIQYKEGYFPVAPNDTAQDIRSEMLLLMGELGIPTEKHHHEVAGAGQHELGMKFDSLINAADNVMTYKYVVRNVAKKYGKTATFMPKPVFNDNGTGMHVHQSLWKSGQPLFFGEGSYANLSQTARWYIGGILKHAPSFLAFTNPTTNSYKRLVPGFEAPVNLVYSEGNRSAAVRIPLTGPSPKAKRLEFRSGDALANPYLAFSVMMLAGIDGIKNQIDPGDGVDVDLFELPADELAKIDTVPSSLNDSLNALKADKDYLLAGGVFTEDFIDNFIDIKYEEVQQLRQRPHPHEFFMYYDA, encoded by the coding sequence ATGTCTAAATCTCCTCAAGATGTTTTAAGTCAAATTAAAGACGAAGGAATTGAACTCATCGATTTAAAATTCACTGATATTCATGGAAAATGGCAACATTTAACTCTTACATCAGACATGATAGAGGAGGATTCTTTTACAGAAGGTTTGGCATTTGATGGCTCATCAATAAGAGGTTGGAAAGCAATTAATGCCTCGGATATGTCAATGGTGCCCGATGCAAGTACAGCTTGGATAGATCCTTTTTATAAACATAAAACTTTAAGTATGATTTGCTCTATTCAAGAGCCAAGAAGCGGGGAACCTTATGATAGGTGTCCAAGAGCTTTAGCTCAAAAGGCATTAAAATATTTAGACTCGACTGGCATAGCAGATACTGCATTTTTTGGACCAGAACCAGAATTCTTCTTATTTGATGACGTGAGATACGACTCTAAAGAAGGAGGTTGTTTTTATAGTGTAGATACTATTGAAGCTCCATGGAATACAGGGAGAATTGAAGAAGGGGGAAACCTTGGATACAAAATACAATATAAAGAAGGATATTTTCCAGTAGCTCCAAATGATACTGCGCAAGACATCAGATCTGAGATGCTTCTTCTTATGGGTGAATTAGGTATCCCGACTGAAAAACATCACCATGAAGTTGCTGGTGCAGGCCAACACGAGCTTGGAATGAAATTTGATTCATTAATAAATGCTGCTGATAACGTTATGACTTATAAATACGTTGTCAGAAATGTTGCAAAAAAATATGGAAAAACAGCAACATTTATGCCCAAACCTGTTTTTAACGACAACGGAACAGGAATGCATGTTCACCAAAGTTTATGGAAGAGTGGACAGCCACTATTTTTTGGTGAAGGATCATATGCAAATTTATCTCAAACAGCAAGATGGTATATCGGAGGCATACTTAAACATGCACCATCATTCTTGGCATTTACTAACCCAACCACTAATAGTTATAAACGATTGGTTCCAGGATTCGAAGCGCCTGTAAATCTAGTTTATTCTGAGGGTAATAGATCAGCTGCGGTAAGAATACCTTTAACAGGACCAAGCCCCAAAGCTAAAAGATTAGAATTCAGATCAGGGGACGCACTTGCAAATCCTTACTTAGCATTCTCTGTAATGATGCTTGCCGGTATTGATGGAATTAAAAATCAAATTGATCCAGGAGATGGAGTAGATGTAGATTTATTTGAACTTCCAGCTGATGAACTTGCAAAAATTGATACAGTACCGTCATCTCTAAATGACTCACTTAATGCGCTAAAAGCAGATAAGGATTATCTATTAGCTGGTGGAGTATTTACTGAAGATTTTATTGATAACTTTATCGATATAAAATACGAAGAGGTACAACAACTAAGACAAAGGCCTCATCCACATGAATTCTTCATGTATTACGATGCATAA
- a CDS encoding ATP-binding protein, translated as MSLFRGKNILKRFFKRPKINWSNYEFESSLQLNEFVDQLLEPIKNSQSSYLIKLGLHEALVNAVKHGNKLDPKKNIRVRRIITPNWCVWQIQDQGNGLEIKKRDYKLPKKISSVNGRGLYIINECFDDIRWSSKGNRLQLALKR; from the coding sequence TGTCCTTATTCCGGGGCAAAAATATTTTAAAAAGATTTTTTAAAAGACCAAAAATTAACTGGTCAAACTATGAATTTGAATCATCATTACAGTTAAATGAATTTGTCGATCAATTATTAGAACCTATTAAAAATTCTCAATCAAGCTATCTTATAAAACTTGGTTTACATGAAGCTCTAGTTAACGCAGTAAAACATGGAAATAAATTAGATCCTAAAAAAAATATTAGAGTAAGAAGAATAATTACTCCTAATTGGTGTGTTTGGCAAATTCAAGATCAAGGTAATGGTTTAGAAATAAAAAAAAGAGACTATAAATTACCAAAAAAAATAAGTAGTGTAAATGGCCGTGGCCTATACATTATTAATGAATGTTTTGATGATATTAGATGGAGTAGTAAAGGTAATAGACTTCAGTTGGCTTTAAAAAGGTGA
- a CDS encoding class I SAM-dependent methyltransferase, with amino-acid sequence MARESISKIAYKTLQQSKSIAGFAHKQISSRLMNFILPDSKLENFNIDRDLLMQIQNSMDILREEDWNDAENNLYPKKLLFDEPWLRYLTQYPKVWLDMPNTWDRRRKQNFDDLPKSIDKDNYPQYYLRNFHHQTDGYLSDFSASIYDLQVEILFNGSADSMRRRIIKPIKEGLEIFRDRKKSSIKILDVATGSGRTLKQLRAAFPKEKITGIDLSDSYLKEASRYISDLDGDLIELIKGNAEELPFENDSFQCISCVYLFHELPRTIRAKVLNEFFRVLEPGGILVLADSIQISDSPDFTSVMESFYKSFHEPFYCDYIKEDIDSKIKDVGFKDVKSNSFFMTKVWSAVK; translated from the coding sequence ATGGCTAGGGAATCTATCTCAAAAATTGCATATAAAACCCTACAACAAAGTAAAAGCATTGCAGGTTTTGCTCACAAACAGATTAGTTCAAGATTAATGAACTTTATTCTTCCCGATTCAAAGCTTGAAAATTTTAATATAGATAGAGACCTTCTTATGCAAATCCAAAATTCAATGGATATCTTAAGAGAAGAAGATTGGAATGATGCAGAAAATAATTTATATCCAAAAAAATTATTGTTTGACGAACCATGGCTTAGATATCTAACTCAATATCCTAAAGTTTGGCTTGATATGCCTAATACATGGGATAGACGCAGAAAACAAAACTTTGATGATCTTCCAAAATCAATTGATAAAGATAATTACCCTCAATATTACTTGAGAAATTTTCATCATCAAACAGATGGTTATTTATCAGATTTTTCAGCTAGCATTTATGACCTACAAGTTGAGATACTTTTCAATGGTAGTGCTGACTCAATGAGGAGAAGAATAATTAAGCCAATAAAAGAAGGACTTGAAATTTTTAGAGATAGAAAAAAAAGTTCTATAAAAATACTTGATGTGGCTACAGGATCAGGAAGAACATTAAAACAATTAAGAGCAGCATTTCCTAAAGAAAAAATTACAGGCATTGATTTATCTGATTCATACTTAAAAGAGGCAAGTAGATATATTTCAGATTTAGATGGAGATTTAATTGAGTTGATAAAAGGTAACGCTGAGGAATTACCTTTTGAAAATGATAGTTTTCAATGCATTTCTTGTGTGTACCTATTTCATGAATTACCTAGAACAATTAGAGCTAAAGTATTAAATGAATTTTTTAGAGTTCTTGAACCTGGTGGCATATTAGTTTTAGCTGATTCAATCCAAATAAGTGATTCACCTGACTTTACATCCGTAATGGAAAGCTTCTACAAATCTTTTCATGAGCCTTTTTATTGTGATTATATAAAAGAGGATATTGATTCTAAAATTAAGGATGTAGGTTTTAAAGATGTAAAATCAAATTCCTTTTTTATGACCAAAGTATGGTCTGCTGTAAAGTAA
- a CDS encoding nucleoside deaminase, whose product MRYIFENGNSNEEQQKKTNNSKYTSWMNSILRRSEEIGKVELPICSIILDERGRCIGRGVNKRNINKDPLGHAEIMALRQASLIKNDWRFNECIIITNLEPCTMCASALIQARMGKVVFGAYDKKRGGLGGSIDLSKHKSSHHKMEIVGGILEDECSKILQLWFKKLRTQK is encoded by the coding sequence ATGAGATATATTTTTGAAAATGGAAATAGTAATGAAGAACAACAAAAAAAAACAAATAATTCAAAATACACTTCGTGGATGAATTCGATATTAAGAAGATCCGAAGAAATTGGAAAAGTTGAGCTACCAATCTGTTCAATAATTTTAGATGAGAGAGGAAGATGTATTGGGAGAGGGGTAAACAAGAGAAATATAAATAAAGACCCATTAGGTCATGCTGAGATAATGGCACTAAGGCAGGCATCTCTAATAAAAAATGATTGGAGATTTAATGAATGTATTATCATCACAAATTTAGAACCATGTACCATGTGTGCTTCAGCACTTATTCAAGCAAGGATGGGTAAAGTTGTTTTTGGTGCCTACGATAAGAAAAGAGGGGGATTGGGCGGCTCAATTGACTTATCAAAGCATAAAAGTTCTCATCATAAAATGGAAATCGTAGGAGGTATTTTAGAAGACGAATGCAGTAAAATTTTACAATTATGGTTTAAAAAGTTGAGGACTCAAAAATAG